Proteins co-encoded in one bacterium genomic window:
- the rpsG gene encoding 30S ribosomal protein S7: protein MPRKKRASLKRMVLPDPKYGDKLVSQFINTMMWSGKKSIAEYVVYGTFDVLQEKKNDDPVKLFKQAMENIKPIIEVRSRRVGGATYQVPVEVRSDRRVSLGIRWLLSAARARKEGTMKDRLAAELIEALENRGAAVKKREDTHKMAEANKAFAHYRW from the coding sequence ATGCCCAGGAAAAAGAGAGCAAGTTTGAAGAGGATGGTGCTGCCGGACCCGAAATACGGCGACAAGCTCGTCTCGCAGTTCATCAACACGATGATGTGGAGCGGCAAGAAGTCGATCGCCGAGTATGTGGTCTACGGTACGTTCGACGTCCTCCAGGAGAAGAAGAACGACGATCCTGTAAAACTGTTCAAACAGGCCATGGAGAACATAAAACCGATCATCGAGGTTCGCTCACGCCGTGTCGGCGGCGCCACATACCAGGTGCCGGTCGAGGTGCGTTCGGACAGGCGCGTCTCCCTGGGTATCCGCTGGTTGCTCTCCGCGGCGCGCGCTCGCAAGGAAGGCACGATGAAGGACAGGCTTGCCGCCGAGCTGATCGAAGCGTTGGAGAATCGAGGCGCAGCTGTGAAGAAACGCGAGGATACTCACAAGATGGCAGAGGCTAACAAGGCCTTCGCACATTATCGCTGGTAA
- the rpsL gene encoding 30S ribosomal protein S12 produces MPTINQLVRSGRRQLKMRTASPALERCPQKRGVCIRVYTTTPKKPNSALRKVARVRLTNGFEVTSYIPGEGHNLQEHSVVMVRGGRVKDLPGVRYHIIRGTLDSTGVENRRQSRSKYGAKRPK; encoded by the coding sequence ATGCCGACGATAAATCAACTTGTAAGGAGCGGCAGGCGGCAGCTGAAGATGCGCACCGCATCCCCTGCGCTCGAGAGGTGTCCGCAGAAGCGCGGCGTTTGCATTCGCGTCTACACCACGACTCCCAAAAAACCGAACTCGGCTTTGCGCAAGGTCGCCAGGGTGAGGCTCACGAACGGTTTTGAGGTGACCTCCTACATCCCTGGAGAGGGCCACAACCTTCAGGAGCACTCGGTGGTCATGGTTCGCGGCGGCCGCGTCAAGGATCTGCCGGGCGTCCGCTATCATATTATCAGGGGCACGCTCGACTCCACCGGCGTGGAAAACCGCAGGCAGAGTCGTTCCAAGTACGGTGCGAAGAGACCCAAATAA
- the rpoC gene encoding DNA-directed RNA polymerase subunit beta', with protein MDIYHFFEKPKDPLCFEGIRIKLASPEKVMEWSHGEVKKPETINYRTFKPERDGLFCAKIFGPVKDYECNCGKYKRMKHRGIVCEKCGVEVIQSKVRRERMGHIKLASPVAHIWFLKSLPSRIGTMLDVSLKELERVLYCEAYMVMDPGNTGLKEGQILTEDAYQKALEEFGPAFTVGMGGEVVKEILAKIDMDELSKKLRRDLKKTKSEAASAKISRRLKLVDQFREANNRPEWMMLDVVPVLPPDLRPLVPLDGGRFATSDLNDLYRRVINRNNRLKRLMELNAPDIIIRNEKRMLQEAVDALFDNGRRARPFVGPNRRPLRSLSDMLKGKQGRFRQNLLGKRVDYSGRSVIVVGPELRLHECGLPKTMAIELFKPFIYNKLELRGLSATIKSAKRLVERESPEVWDALAEVIKEHPVMLNRAPTLHRLGIQAFEPVLTEGKAIRLHPLVCAAFNADFDGDQMAVHVPLSVEAQIEARVLLLSTNNILSPANGKPIIVPTQDMVLGIYYMTRERAFAKGEGGMFSSPDEVRVAYDAGQADLQARIKVRMDSKLIETTTGRVLLYDVVPKQIPFSAINKVMDKKAIADLIDSCYRLCKDKETVLLADHLRTLGFHHATKAGISICIDDMVIPEAKSHMLDKAFSEVREVEEQYTEGLITSGEKYNKVVDIWAATTEDVASAMMKGMSTMMIDGPGGEKREQMSFNSIFIMADSGARGSAQQMRQLAGMRGLMAKPSGEIIETPITANFREGLNVLQYFISTHGARKGLADTALKTANSGYLTRRLVDVAQDTTVTEVDCGTLDGLVVSALVEGGEVIEPLSDRILGRVALEDIRDPYTDEVIVESGNMIDEELVQRIEDSGLEKVLVRSVLTCKSLVGCCAKCYGRDLARGHLVNIGESVGVIAAQSIGEPGTQLTMRTFHIGGTASRRVEQSSLESRHEGVVKYDGVQIVVNKEGKLTVMNRNGVVIVSDEAGRERERYKLNYGAILLHKEGEKVKAGGLLAEWDPYTVPILTEVSGRVKFGDIIEGLTMTEQVDEVTGLSRKVVISSKDATARPRISIKDANGATMQLPSGRGEARYLMPVGANIVVAEGDEVLAGDVISKIPRETTKTKDITGGLPRVAELFEARKPKDHAIISEIDGLVSFGPDAKGRRTLIITPEVGEPKEYAVPKGRHISVHEGDFVRAGEALMDGSPNPHDILAVLGEKELARFLVDETQEVYRLQGVRINDKHIEIIVRQMLKRVRIVDPGDTTRLEDEQVEKSIFEAENEQVRAKGGKPAVGEPMLLGITRASLSTESFISAASFQETTKVLTEAAVSGKVDYLRGLKENVIMGRLIPAGTGLRKYKGFDIEVAELPEEAEGIVAGDELMASQDVAG; from the coding sequence ATGGATATCTATCACTTCTTTGAGAAGCCCAAGGATCCGCTCTGTTTCGAGGGCATCCGCATAAAGCTCGCATCGCCCGAAAAGGTGATGGAGTGGTCCCACGGCGAGGTGAAGAAGCCGGAGACCATCAACTACCGCACCTTCAAGCCGGAGCGCGACGGACTCTTCTGCGCCAAGATATTCGGGCCGGTGAAGGACTATGAGTGCAACTGCGGAAAGTACAAGCGCATGAAACACCGCGGGATCGTGTGCGAGAAGTGCGGCGTCGAGGTCATCCAGAGCAAGGTCCGCCGCGAGAGGATGGGGCACATAAAGCTCGCTTCCCCGGTCGCGCACATCTGGTTTCTCAAGAGCCTCCCCTCCAGGATCGGCACGATGCTCGACGTCTCTCTTAAGGAGCTCGAGCGGGTCCTGTACTGCGAAGCCTACATGGTCATGGACCCGGGCAACACCGGTCTCAAGGAAGGTCAGATACTCACCGAGGACGCCTATCAGAAAGCGCTGGAGGAGTTCGGGCCAGCCTTCACCGTCGGCATGGGCGGCGAGGTGGTGAAGGAAATCCTCGCCAAGATCGATATGGACGAGCTCTCAAAGAAACTGCGCCGCGACCTCAAGAAGACGAAATCGGAGGCGGCCTCCGCCAAGATATCCAGGAGGCTCAAGCTCGTGGACCAGTTCCGCGAGGCGAACAACAGGCCGGAGTGGATGATGCTGGACGTGGTCCCGGTCCTGCCTCCTGATCTCAGACCCCTTGTCCCGCTCGACGGGGGAAGGTTCGCGACGTCGGACCTCAACGATCTCTACAGGCGCGTGATCAACCGCAACAACAGGTTGAAGAGGCTCATGGAGCTCAATGCGCCCGACATCATAATAAGGAATGAGAAGCGCATGCTCCAGGAAGCGGTGGACGCGCTCTTCGACAACGGCCGTCGCGCGAGGCCGTTCGTAGGTCCGAATCGTAGGCCGCTTCGTTCGCTCTCAGACATGCTCAAGGGCAAACAGGGCCGTTTCCGCCAGAACCTGCTCGGCAAGCGCGTGGACTACTCCGGCCGTTCGGTCATCGTGGTCGGCCCTGAGCTCAGGCTCCATGAGTGCGGCCTTCCCAAGACGATGGCGATCGAGCTCTTCAAACCCTTCATCTATAACAAGCTCGAGCTGAGGGGGCTCTCCGCTACGATCAAGAGCGCCAAGAGGCTAGTCGAGCGCGAATCCCCCGAGGTATGGGACGCCCTCGCCGAGGTCATAAAGGAACACCCGGTCATGTTGAACCGCGCGCCGACCCTCCACAGGCTGGGCATCCAGGCGTTCGAGCCGGTGCTCACCGAGGGCAAGGCGATCCGGCTCCATCCGCTCGTATGCGCGGCGTTCAACGCAGACTTCGACGGCGACCAGATGGCGGTGCACGTGCCGCTTTCCGTCGAGGCCCAGATCGAGGCCAGGGTCTTGTTGCTCTCCACGAACAACATACTTTCTCCGGCCAACGGCAAGCCGATCATCGTGCCCACGCAAGACATGGTATTGGGCATTTACTACATGACCCGCGAGAGGGCCTTTGCCAAGGGCGAGGGCGGCATGTTCAGCTCGCCCGATGAAGTGCGAGTGGCCTACGACGCAGGGCAGGCCGATCTGCAGGCGCGCATCAAAGTCAGGATGGACAGCAAGCTCATAGAGACCACGACCGGACGCGTGCTGCTCTACGACGTGGTACCCAAGCAGATACCTTTCTCGGCGATCAACAAAGTGATGGACAAGAAGGCGATCGCGGATCTCATCGATTCCTGCTACCGCCTCTGCAAGGACAAGGAGACGGTGCTGCTAGCCGATCACCTGCGTACTCTGGGTTTCCATCACGCTACGAAGGCCGGCATCTCCATCTGTATCGACGACATGGTCATCCCCGAGGCCAAGAGCCACATGCTCGACAAGGCGTTCTCAGAGGTCCGCGAGGTCGAGGAGCAGTACACCGAGGGGCTCATCACCTCGGGCGAGAAGTACAATAAAGTCGTCGATATCTGGGCTGCGACTACGGAAGACGTCGCTTCGGCGATGATGAAGGGGATGTCGACGATGATGATAGACGGCCCCGGAGGCGAGAAGCGCGAGCAGATGAGCTTCAATTCGATATTCATCATGGCCGATTCCGGCGCCAGGGGCTCCGCGCAGCAGATGCGCCAGCTGGCCGGGATGCGCGGACTGATGGCCAAGCCGTCGGGCGAGATCATCGAGACCCCGATCACTGCCAACTTCCGCGAAGGCTTGAACGTTCTGCAGTACTTCATATCCACGCACGGCGCCCGCAAAGGTCTTGCGGACACGGCGCTCAAGACTGCCAACTCAGGCTATCTGACCAGGCGTCTGGTCGACGTGGCGCAGGATACTACGGTCACCGAGGTGGACTGCGGCACCCTGGACGGACTGGTGGTGAGCGCGCTGGTCGAAGGCGGAGAGGTCATCGAACCCCTCTCGGACAGAATCCTCGGCCGCGTGGCGCTCGAGGATATCCGCGATCCCTATACTGACGAGGTGATAGTGGAGTCGGGCAACATGATAGACGAGGAGCTGGTGCAGAGGATCGAGGACTCCGGCCTCGAAAAGGTGCTGGTCCGCTCCGTTCTGACGTGCAAGAGCCTCGTCGGCTGCTGCGCCAAGTGCTACGGTAGGGATTTGGCGCGCGGTCATCTCGTGAACATCGGCGAGTCTGTGGGCGTGATTGCGGCGCAGTCGATCGGTGAGCCGGGAACCCAGCTTACGATGAGGACGTTCCACATCGGAGGAACCGCTTCCAGGCGCGTGGAGCAGTCGTCTCTCGAATCGCGTCATGAGGGAGTGGTGAAGTACGACGGCGTCCAGATCGTCGTGAACAAGGAAGGTAAACTGACCGTGATGAACCGCAACGGGGTCGTCATCGTCTCCGATGAGGCTGGCCGCGAGCGCGAGAGATACAAGTTGAATTACGGCGCGATCCTGCTGCACAAGGAGGGCGAGAAGGTCAAAGCGGGCGGCCTGCTCGCCGAGTGGGATCCGTACACCGTGCCGATCCTCACCGAGGTGAGCGGCAGGGTCAAGTTCGGCGACATCATCGAAGGTCTGACCATGACCGAACAGGTCGACGAGGTCACGGGCCTCTCGCGCAAGGTCGTCATATCCTCGAAGGATGCGACCGCCAGGCCGCGCATCTCGATCAAGGACGCTAACGGCGCCACCATGCAGCTTCCCTCGGGACGCGGCGAGGCCAGGTACCTGATGCCGGTCGGCGCGAACATAGTGGTGGCTGAAGGGGACGAGGTCCTGGCGGGCGACGTGATCTCCAAGATTCCGCGAGAGACCACCAAGACCAAGGACATCACCGGCGGTCTGCCGCGCGTCGCCGAGCTCTTCGAGGCGCGCAAGCCGAAGGATCACGCCATCATATCCGAGATCGACGGCCTGGTCTCGTTCGGACCCGATGCGAAGGGCCGCAGGACTCTCATCATCACACCCGAGGTCGGCGAACCGAAGGAATACGCGGTGCCGAAGGGTCGCCATATCTCCGTGCATGAGGGCGACTTCGTGCGCGCCGGCGAGGCGCTGATGGACGGCTCGCCCAATCCACACGACATACTCGCGGTGCTCGGCGAGAAAGAGCTGGCCAGGTTCCTCGTGGACGAGACCCAGGAGGTCTACAGGCTCCAGGGCGTGCGCATCAACGACAAACATATCGAGATCATCGTGCGCCAGATGCTCAAGCGCGTGCGCATAGTCGATCCCGGCGATACGACTCGTCTCGAGGACGAACAGGTGGAGAAGTCGATCTTCGAGGCGGAGAACGAGCAGGTCCGGGCAAAGGGCGGCAAACCGGCTGTGGGCGAACCCATGCTGCTCGGAATCACGAGGGCCTCGCTCTCCACTGAGAGCTTCATCTCGGCCGCGTCGTTCCAGGAGACCACGAAGGTCCTCACAGAGGCGGCGGTCTCCGGCAAGGTGGATTACCTGCGCGGTCTCAAGGAGAACGTCATCATGGGCCGCCTGATCCCGGCTGGCACGGGCCTTCGGAAGTACAAGGGCTTCGACATCGAGGTGGCTGAACTGCCGGAGGAGGCCGAGGGCATTGTTGCAGGGGATGAACTTATGGCAAGTCAAGATGTTGCCGGCTGA
- the rplL gene encoding 50S ribosomal protein L7/L12: MATVGRAEIVEALKGMTLMEVADLVKDLESTFGVSAAAPVAAAAAPVAAAAAEEKTEFTVMLTDAGTNKINVIKEVRAVTSLGLKEAKDLVEGAPKAVKEGVTKEEAADIKKKLEAAGAKVEVK, encoded by the coding sequence ATGGCAACGGTAGGAAGAGCAGAAATCGTCGAGGCCCTGAAGGGCATGACACTCATGGAAGTGGCCGATCTCGTGAAGGATCTCGAGAGCACGTTCGGCGTCTCCGCTGCGGCGCCGGTTGCGGCTGCTGCGGCGCCGGTTGCGGCTGCTGCGGCTGAAGAGAAGACAGAATTCACGGTGATGCTGACCGATGCAGGCACCAACAAGATCAACGTGATCAAGGAAGTGCGCGCGGTCACGAGCCTGGGCCTGAAGGAGGCCAAGGATCTGGTCGAGGGTGCCCCGAAGGCGGTGAAGGAAGGCGTGACCAAGGAAGAGGCTGCCGACATCAAGAAGAAGCTCGAGGCAGCTGGCGCCAAGGTCGAGGTTAAGTAG